The genomic window CTTTAACAAGAGGAACTACCGTCAGCGGATACGGAAATGACGTGAATTTGCCGAATCATTAAAACCTGATGTTAGCGCGCGCTTACAGCTCAAACCTTCCCTCTGTAGTGACAGTGGTGTCTGCGTGCTGCCCTTCTGCCTCCAAACAACACAAAGCCTGCTCTCTAAGAGGACTCTCCGTCACTTCACTCGGTGATAACTCAAACTACAGACTCCCTGTTTGACGGAGTGACGCCACAGGCGACAGAAAACACCTCCTCGTTTGAATCTACGCAGACTTAAAAACTCCACCGCCACCATGTTTGAGGCTCGCCTGGTCCAGGGATCCATCCTGAAGAAGGTCTTGGAGGCTCTGAAGGACCTGATCACAGAAGCCTGCTGGGACGTGAGCTCGTCTGGGATCTCGCTGCAGAGTATGGACTCGTCTCACGTCTCCCTGGTGCAGCTCACCCTCAGGCACGACGGCTTCGACTCGTACCGCTGCGACAGAAACCTCGCCATGGGAGTCAACCTCAGCAGGTGCGGCAAACATCACACACAGCTCATATAGGCAGGAAATAGTCACATAATTGTTTTAATATGTTGTGTTGTCATGTTTGCTCGCAGATAAACTGAACTTATGCTGACTAATGTAGATAGTCTGACAGGTAGAGATGCTGAAGTTTGCTCACTGCTATAATCTGCATAAAAATACACGAGGATTAGTTTGTCTGCTCATCacaaacacctgcacacactcacacggtCACTTCAGTTTCATCTGTTAACACAACTTAATGATCTGTGTCTAACAACCTGAAACATATAAAGTCGGTGGCCATCTTGGCGGAGTTGCCCGGGCATGTCTCTCAGTTAACCCTTTACTGCCAGggtgaaaacacagcagcatgcacATCTCTTATTTACACGTATTTcggtttgttttaatgtgtgttttgtgtttaaatcacattttgtgTACTTGAGAAGCAGCAGCTGCATTGTCTTAAAGCAGCGACGTCATTTGACCGCCAAATTCTGCGCAGAGAGGGTTGGCGGGAATTATGCTTGAACCCGGGAACATCCACTTCCGTTTTTCTGCCGCCTCTCTTTGTAACACTACACCGGTGTTAGGATGGCTTTAGTTACCGGGCTTTTTGTCGTATGATGAACAAATGTAGAAACACACACCCTTTTACTTTACTGGAAGATGTTTAATTTGCTAACGTAACGATTTGATATTACATATTTAAGGTGTATTTAATTAGATATACCAGATAAATCAGGGCTGAAACAATGAATCAGTCGATGGGCAGAAAACAATTGTCAACTTTTGTTTATAATATGGATCATTTTTAACTCCTTTTTTTATCATAAGAGACAAAAATTCCAGatagtaattcaaagtgctttttttttttttttggcttgaaCGTTGGACTTCTTCAGCTTTTATAAATGTATATTGCAGGGAAGTCGTACATACTTGCATAAGGGATCATTTTTCCTATGAGGCCTAAAACATGTAATCAATCAAGtttctttcagttcagttttatttataaaccccaatatcacaaatacagcatacgacatccctctgtctttgcGACTATGTGCAGtagatgttgtgtgtacagaacagatcaacataataaatttacagtaatccatatgactaAATATTACAAATAGAGAGATGCAGGGCAAACAGTAATGACAATGGCTACAATAACATTGATTATAGTAATAATATTTTAGTTTTGACTTATTTTTCTCCCTGTCGTTCCATACAGCATGTCAAAAATCCTGAAGTGTGCAGGAAATGAAGACATCATCACCCTCAGAGCAGAAGACAACGCAGACACACTCGCTCTTGTGTTCGAGACGCTCAGTAagtttgttgttgagttgtttCCACTACACCAGAAAAAATCATCTTGGTAGATGTCGCTCAGCTCTGTTTCCTCAGCGTCTTATTCATGTCCTCTCCTTTCGCTCCAACAGACCAGGAGAAAGTCTCAGACTATGAGATGAAGCTCATGGACCTGGACGTGGAGCAGCTCGGTATTCCAGTAAGTATTCTGTGGCCTGTCCTTGTGTTTTTGGATTCAGCGTAACTTTTCATGCACTGTGTCCCTGACGTTTCCTCTGTCTGTGTCGGTGCGTCCCTCCAGGAGCAGGAGTACAGCTGCGTGGTGAAGATGCCCTCTGGGGAGTTTGCCCGTATCTGCCGTGACCTGTCCCAGATCGGTGATGCCGTCATGATCTCCTGCGCCAAGGACGGAGTCAAGTTCTCCGCCTCAGGAGAGCTGGGCACAGGGAACGTCAAGCTGTCCCAGACCAGCAACGTAGACAAAGAGGACGAGGCGGTGAGTTGGCGTCATTGGGAGCTTTTTATAGAGGATGAACTCAAACAAAAGATGATTTAATTAAGATATTTATTGCTGATTTAATGTTTGTGCCCAGAGGGAAGGATTAAAGGTTGAACTGACAATAATCTGCAGCTATTTTGATTGTTTGAGACTAAAGTGCTTCAACCATTCCCTCACTTTCTGTTTTCAGGTTACTATTGAGATGAATGAACCCGTCCAGCTGATCTTCGCCCTCAATTACCTGAACTTCTTCACGAAGGCGACGCCACTGTCCAAGACCGTCACCCTCAGCATGTCCGCTGATATCCCCCTCGGTAAGAGCAGCTGTCCTCTTCTTAAATGAtttccagtttttattttactggaCTTTCTGTGACCCTAACTTGATCATTTTCGTCTCTACAGTGGTGGAGTACAAGATTGCTGATATGGGACATGTCAAATACTACCTGGCGCCGAAGATTGATGAAGAGGCTTCCTAAGTTGTTTAAAAACGGCCCAAAAAGGGAGAATAGAGAACAGCAGGCGGCTGGGACTTGTCCTGAGTGATTGAAGGGCTGAGGTGATCTCATGGTGGTTGGTGATCTGAGGTCTCTTCTGATCTCTTCGTGTCTAATGAGATTCAAATCAGGAGGTGTATCAACTGTTATGAACTGTCATCTGTGATGCCATCTGTGTGACGTGACGAAGCGTCAGAGCAGCTGGCCGTGGTCCAGACAGCCCCGGTGTAAATTCCAGCACTAGTTCACTTCACTTTTGTG from Epinephelus moara isolate mb chromosome 8, YSFRI_EMoa_1.0, whole genome shotgun sequence includes these protein-coding regions:
- the pcna gene encoding proliferating cell nuclear antigen — translated: MFEARLVQGSILKKVLEALKDLITEACWDVSSSGISLQSMDSSHVSLVQLTLRHDGFDSYRCDRNLAMGVNLSSMSKILKCAGNEDIITLRAEDNADTLALVFETLNQEKVSDYEMKLMDLDVEQLGIPEQEYSCVVKMPSGEFARICRDLSQIGDAVMISCAKDGVKFSASGELGTGNVKLSQTSNVDKEDEAVTIEMNEPVQLIFALNYLNFFTKATPLSKTVTLSMSADIPLVVEYKIADMGHVKYYLAPKIDEEAS